A genomic window from Peromyscus maniculatus bairdii isolate BWxNUB_F1_BW_parent chromosome 1, HU_Pman_BW_mat_3.1, whole genome shotgun sequence includes:
- the LOC143274394 gene encoding zinc finger and SCAN domain containing protein 4D-like, with protein sequence MASQHSNSLKPQSPECSLVLDNRKFIPTQDTSLQWEEDICNPSIAQINFPTNDNGSRAKQELQAILETFTSWLKPEKHSKEEMIYQVVLAQFLKIGHHKDQSVLKEKWESSGRNMWRFMEDMTDECLKPPSMVHVSMQGQEALFSENMSYKESMNLLKEQQSARSSIQDSARTPLPISQDMLLTTGQEDCEYGQNNAWSTSDVNGGDSSPAHEMDSLSLTQQGQIYDPRDRSVPDGNPLDYSRSSQVTSRYQEDFEGGTSSEDVPMEVNPEIISMPEQTEDCQNHDASSTRGGRQKRSLRVPKTYKCEECPRTFKYPCRLSAHQRIHKKQKSFFCNTCHKGFYTHSDLRVHKVIHQRNKPFKCSTCRKSFSNQTNLKAHERIHTGEKPYTCSLCNRSFRQSSTYHRHRRNCHKSD encoded by the exons ATGGCCTCACAGCACAGCAACTCCTTGAAACCCCAGTCACCAGAATGTAGCCTGGTATTAGACAATAGGAAGTTTATTCCAACCCAGGATACTTCTCTACAGTGGGAAGAAGATATCTGTAACCCTTCCATTGCTCAGATCAACTTTCCCACAAATGACAATGGTTCCCGTGCAAAGCAGGAGCTGCAAGCAATCTTGGAGACGTTTACCTCCTGGTTGAAGCCAGAAAAGCATAGCAAGGAGGAGATGATTtatcaggtggtcttggctcagTTTCTCAAAATTGGGCACCACAAGGACCAGTCTGTCTTGAAAGAGAAGTGGGAATCAAGTGGCAGAAACATGTGGAGATTCATGGAGGATATGACTGATGAGTGCTTGAAGCCTCCTAGCATG GTTCACGTCTCCATGCAGGGGCAGGAAGCCCTCTTTTCTGAGAACATGTCCTACAAAGAATCCATGaaccttctgaaagagcagcaatcAGCAAGAAGTTCAATACAAGATAGTGCAAGGACACCCTTGCCAATCTCCCAAGACATGTTATTGACAACAG GACAAGAAGACTGTGAATATGGCCAAAACAATGCCTGGAGCACTAGTGATGTAAATGGTGGGGATAGTAGTCCTGCACATGAGATGGACTCCCTTTCCCTTACCCAACAAGGTCAGATTTATGATCCTAGAGACAGAAGTGTTCCTGATGGAAATCCTCTGGATTACAGCAGATCAAGTCAAGTCACCTCTAGGTACCAGGAAGATTTTGAGGGAGGAACTTCCTCTGAAGATGTCCCTATGGAGGTAAACCCAGAGATTATCTCCATGCCAGAGCAGACAGAAGACTGCCAGAATCATGATGCAAGCTCCACACGTGGGGGTCGCCAAAAGAGAAGCCTCAGAGTCCCAAAGACATACAAATGTGAGGAATGTCCCAGAACCTTTAAATATCCCTGTAGACTTTCCGCCCACCAGAGAATACACAAGAAGCAGAAGTCTTTTTTCTGTAACACGTGCCATAAGGGCTTCTATACTCACTCAGACCTGAGAGTACATAAAGTCATACACCAGAGAAATAAACCTTTCAAATGTAGTACATGTCGAAAGTCTTTCAGCAATCAAACAAATCTGAAAGCTCATGAGAGGAttcacacaggagagaagccCTACACCTGCTCCCTGTGTAACCGTAGCTTCCGCCAGTCATCCACATACCATCGTCACCGGAGGAATTGCCACAAATCAGACTGA